TATCGTGCAGTGGTGAGTCGACTTGAGCAGGGACATGGGGCCCTCCGATGGGACAGTAGCAAAGAGGATTCCAGCCAGCCTTGGCCCTTCGTCGGATGaagaaataatttttttattgttGATGGCCGCAGATGAACCGATGCAAAAGTTTGCATCGACTCTTCTGTTTTTCCTTCCTGAGTTGATATACTCCAGTAGATAAACCGACTCATTCTGGTGACACGTAGGATGTTGAGTCGCTTTTTTCTTCCCACTGGAGAAGCCCTAAGAGAAGTTATATGCTGTGCTTCCATGTTGGTTCGAGGGAGGGAAGAGCGCAAAATCGTGATCCCAACCTAATTTTTTTTTAGTTTGTGCCATAATGAAATGCTGATGATGAATAGGGTTTTTCGTCTATTGAAAAACCTTTTCTATCAGTGGCGAACGCAACCTAATAATATAGGAGAGGATCAGCCACCtctcctctttttcttttccttttttaattcttcttcttcttctctccctctctctctctctctctctctcccctttgTTTTCTTCTACTCCACCTATATCCAAAACTTATGGGGGCCTATACTATGTTCATGTTGGTAGAGGGACGGATGGAATCCACCCTCTGCATCATCCTAATCCGTCCCTGCTTCTGGCCAAACTGATTTTAATACAAGACCATCTCGTGACCCACTTACACTCTAGGATGACAATGAGATGATTTTGCTGCATTTTCCACTCCTACCACGGATGGAGACCCCCTTGAGACACTCAAAATTCCTATGTCCGCTGTAACATCCTAGACTATTGTACTAAGTTATTAGATAGTAAAAATATGAAGTTCTTAATTTTTTAACTTGTGCTTGCATTTAGATCATACCCAACTTAAGTAAAACTTCCCATCTTATCTTGTTCCAATTTTGACTCAAAAtatttgtttcaaaaattatTTCAGAAGAGTGACAACAAAAACAAAATCATGGAAGGCTTTTGATTTTGAGCCAAAACCTTTTTTGAATTAATATTGTTTTCAAACTCTTTCTGAACCAAGTTGTACGTTTTGGTCTATAGTGAAGGAACTTGAAGCAAGAAAACTTGCATTTGTTTGTCATTTGGAAATTTTCTTAGAAAAAATCTAACCCTATTTTGGAAGGATATGTTGAAAGAAGTTTAAACCTATGTTTTATATATAGATAATtaatatataaaaatagagcTCACACTCAAATTATGTCTTTTCTAATGCAAAACCATTTCACACACCTTTCCTTACAAATTAAAATTCTTGATTTTTTGTGAAGCAAAACCTTTTTCAAAGGATTTTGAGTTTCAATCTAGCACAAGTATGGGGTGCTCAAAACAGTTTCTATTTGTTTTGGGGTTTGCAAACAACCTTGTTCGCTCTCGAAACCATAAACCAAGACCTCGTGAATGTTTAACTTAACTATGTGAATTGTTTTGTCTTTACCAAAAAAACCTCTTTCAAGATACTAAGATTTTTACACCAATTCTACTTTCAGATATGTTTTGTTTCTAAGCCCGAACCTTAAGACATGTTTCCGAGGTGAATCGTCTCCAAAAAAAACCTAAAAAGTGCATGAGCTTATGTTTGGAATTGACATCAAAATCAAATCCAAACAAAAGCTACTTTAATCCTTAAGTAACTCCTTTCTTCCCTCTCTTCAAGATTAACTTCCTAAACTAACTTATACATATGTACAAGTGAGCTACATTTTTCCTACTATGATTTGGGTCCATTTTAGTTTCATGAATGAGTATgcaaggtcgatattgaaatatAATTCAAACTTAGcaaaaatattttagaaaattAAGCTATATCTATATCTTGTATAAAAGCAAACCCCACTATCTTTCAATCTCCACATACAAGCTATCTACATGTCATACTCCACTAAGTGCCATATCGTCTTCCTAATAAGTGCTACAACATCTTACACAAAATGCAATTACTATTTTCACTCTATCAACATACAAGGCATCCATGTTGTACTATTTGTTTGGCCATCACATTATCCTATAATTCTGTCTAATATGCTATGAGTGTTTCGTTTGATTCTTCCATTAGCTTACCCATTTGGCATCATATTATACATACAATGGTACAACATGTGGTGTATTTTTCTAGTTTAGATAAAAGGAAAACCTTCTTTGTTGAATCACATGCTCAAACGGAATTTGGCCCATAAAACCCATACTGCTAGCCCACTTTCCCTTTCCTTACCCTTTTCCCTCTCTTCCTCCTAAGTTGGTCGAATCTGCAAAGCCATTAGGCTTCGGCCCACGACGACCTCACAATGTTGTTGTTTTCTTCTTTCCACACTCTTGTGCCAATAGCTAGATCCTATGGGAGGACCCACACATCAGCCACCCATTATCTCTCCTCAGATCTCCTTTCTCTCCTATCATGTCTCCATCATAGACAACACCATGTCCTAGCCATTCTTGAACCTTCTGGAAATTAGCTCTTGCTCCCCAAGATACCCTTTGGATGACATTTGTGAGTCCTATGGTTGAAAGGACCTGTGAGCACCCAAGAGTTGGGTGAATTAGGTGTCTAGTTTTAAACTTAAATCATATTCCTAGGTGAGCACCCACAGATCCTTTCAGCAACCCTATCTTTGATGTGTTGGTGCCTCATTGAAAGGATCTATAGATCGCTAGATGGGGTAAATAGTCTATTAAATTTCTCTATAATGACAAGGACACTAGGTAACTTAATCAATTAGTACAAAAGAGTACTAATAGCCACTACTTTCCTAGCCTATACACTAGAAAGCAAGGCCGCCTACATAAGTCTTGTAGCAAGTTTAGCTAATACAACTAAACCAAACAAGCTACTAGAGGCAAGAGTAGAACTAGTGAGCTACACAAGAAAGCAACTAAACTACTCTACTCACAAGAGAGCTAATGCTACGTAAGCAGTGGCGGGGCCAGGATTTGAGTCTTGGGTATTCCCTTGCTAGTGTCTGGTGAGTCGTCACTTAGCTGTTATCTCTAACCTCATGACCGACGTGCGTCCTCGCCAGTCGCCATGTAGGCACAACATAGAGATGGAGGCCGCGCCCACACTGCACGTACGTCCCGCGCTGCCAGGAGCTTAGGACACTGGGAACCAGCAGTGCTACCACCACATCATGCCTGGTCGGCTAGGGTTAGAGATTTAGGATTGAGGATTATGGAATCTCTCACTCATGTCTCGTTCACTCACAtgaaaaaaaatacttttattaTACATGTTGCCATGTGTATATTCCGATTTATCTTGGAAAAAGAGTTTAGAAACAAGATATGATTTGTACTAATATTTGGTGGCATGAGTCAATATGTATGTGGTCTGAAAATAAATAATTAGGTTCTCATTTGCAGAAACAATAAAATAGAATAATTTCGGTAATTGAGCTAACATAGAACCTATgtgaaaaaataaatacaagGATAGATTAAAAAGAATGAGAGAGAAATTTTATTTGCTAAATATAGAAATGCTAATATAtttgatatacatatatataaatatatctatatatatacttaatgtATAAAAAATTGGGTATTCATGGAATATGAATATCCGGTGTATCCGCCCAGGTACGTAAGCTACTAATAAACAAGTACAATTATGGGATGTAAAAACAAATGTAGTAGAGAGCAAACCAATGAGTGCAATATCAGCACCACACCTGATACTGAATACAACCCAAACAAATCGAGTGGAATTTATTATATAATTCCAAGTTACCTCTGTAAACCATACTTGAATCCCTACCTATCTACTTCATGCTACTCTGTTACTACTGCTCTATTGCTTACAAGCAAGTGGCATAAGATTTTGATCTCGAGATTCGGTTGCTTGTCGTCACTAGCTAGGTAGAGTGCCACGTGGTTGGATACACAACATGGAGATCGTTCCTCGTATGGGTGCCACGTCTGTGTCGTCCAACATTCAAGCCCGTCAATTGTCCTCTCGAACATGGACCAAACCGTTGGCAGGCCGCACGGTATTACCGACCGCACTCGTCCCCATCAGCCACGAGCCCATCACCCTTATCTTGGGCTTACTTGACAATAACGATTAACGGATAAGGAAGCGTAGTTTGTTAAGATTTGAATTGCAAACTCAGCTTGACGTGAGAGAATATGAGCCCAGCCCAAACATAGTCCGTGTACCTCTTGGCCTATTTGAGGCTCCAACTTGGTCCAACAAGAACAAACGGCTCGGCCCAGAGCTTCGTTCTTCACATTCGCCACCCATCCCGATTTGGCAAGTCGTCGGAAACCAAGCGTTTGCTCGGCATCGAACGAAAACCGAGGTGAACACAACCCGACACGCGGGTTTCTCTCGCTGGCCCCCCCGTCCCGTCCGTGCCCCACCCACCACCCTCGTCGGCGTCGTCCTCCTCTCTGTCCTGTGCACCCCCCCCCGGCCAAGAAGGCAAGGCTGCCTGCTGCCTGCTGGTTGGACCTGGACCAAGGACGAGAGAGAGAGGCTCGTACGCACGTCGCTGCTGGTGGTAGGGGTATACGCGCGCCATGGACGGGGGCACGGTGGAGGATCTCATACGGCGGCTGCTGGACGGCAAGAAGCACAAGGTGACGGGGAAGAAGGCGGTGCAGCTGACGGAGCCCGAGATCCGGCACCTCTGCGTCACCGCCAAGGAGGTCTTCCTCTCCCAGCCCAACCTCCTGGAGCTGGAGGCCCCCATCAACGTCTGCGGTGAGCAAGCATGCGTGCGTGTCCTCGTTGCCGGCGGTGGTCGGTCGGCGATGCACATGCCAATGCCGCCATTGCTGATATGATCGATCTGCGcgcatgtatgcatgcatgcttgCAGGTGACATCCACGGGCAGTTCTCGGACCTGCTGCGGCTGTTCGAGTACGGCGGCCTGCCGCCGACGGCCAACTACCTGTTCCTCGGCGACTACGTGGACCGCGGGAAGCAGAGCATCGAGACCATCTGCCTGCTGCTGGCGTACAAGATCCGGTACCCGGACAACTTCTTCCTGCTGCGGGGCAACCACGAGTGCGCCTCCATCAACCGCATCTACGGCTTCTACGACGAGTGCAAGCGCCGCTTCAGCGTCCGCCTCTGGAAGCTCTTCACCGACTGCTTCAACTGCCTGCCCGTCGCCGCCGTCATCGACGACAAGATCCTCTGCATGCACGGCGGCCTCTCCCCGGACCTCGACAACCTCAACCGGATCAGGGAGATCCAGCGCCCCGTCGACGTCCCCGACCAGGGCCTCCTCTGCGACCTCCTCTGGTCCGACCCCGACCGCGACAGCTCCGGCTGGGGCGACAACGACCGCGGCGTCTCCTTCACCTTCGGCGCCGACAAGGTCACCGAGTTCTTGAACAAGCAGGACCTCGACCTCGTCTGCCGCGCCCACCAGGCAAGCCTCCGTCCTCCTGGCTGATTGCAATTGCATGCAGAACCAGCCTGCTCGTCGATCGACTCATCACAGCTCATTTCTTGCCATGGCAAATTGGCaatgccattgccattgccaacaACAGGTCGTGGAGGACGGGTACGAGTTCTTCGCCGACCGGCAGCTGGTGACCATATTCTCGGCGCCCAACTACTGCGGCGAGTTCAACAACGCCGGCGCGCTGATGAACGTCGACGCCAGCCTGCTCTGCTCGTTCCAGATCCTCAAGCCGTACAGGGGCAAAGCACAGACGGAGTGACGACGGCAGGCTGCGGCCGGTCGAGATCGAGACACAGGAAGGAGATGTTGATtagaggctttgtttagattgcAAGGAGAGTATGCCTGCGCTGCGCGTGCTTCGTTCCTCTCGCATTTTTTGTTGCTCCTCCTCCGAGAGCTGTCGATCAAGTCCGCACTTCTTCTGAATCTTTGGCATTGTAACTGATTCAAtacgtgtgtgtatatataaaaGCCTACAGTTTCTGAACTGATTTCATCAGATGATCTTGCTTGCAACAAGGAGCAAAACGTCgcctcaaagttcagttcagaaACAGTTAGTTATATGGAGAAAACCATAACGTAATCTTTTGAAGAGGATTGTACATACAAAAAGCAAGATCCTCATCTTTTGCAAATCAGTGGAATAGTTGGTCTACAATGGAATCAACAAAAACAGGAAAATTTTCCCCTGTTCATCTCTTGTCCCATCTACAGACATAGACTTCTGTTTGCTCTTTTTATTTGCCAGAAAATTGCTTCTGGCAACTTGAACTTCTGAACTTTTCAGTTCActataaaaaaagaagaagtacATTTCAGTCGGGTAAAACTTTTAAGGACTATGCTTGTCGAAAATTTTGCACAATTAGTCCTGATGGGAAAACCCCCAATGATTTTTCAAGTACACCAACTTTACAGCTTTATCGATGAGACACCAACCACATTCAGCAGCAACCACAAACTCACTACCATTTTCAGAACCATAAATTCTAAATCCTGGAGCATAACATTTGAGATCTTTCAAGGTATCATCAATTTCTAAAACTTTAAGCTTTGATAGGCGTACTATTGCTTATAAAAAACAAGCATTTGTGTACCTTCTTCAATTATTTCAGGAACAAATCTTTCAGTACTGCAGACTTAGTCGCTTGCAAAATCTGAGGATAGATACCAGATAGCAGCCTTAAGATGCCTGCAGCTAAAATTTTTCACAGGAAAATAATGCAAAATCTTCTTCCAATCAAGCATGCAGTCCAAAGGAGAATCATTCCTTTTAAAAAAATGCCAGCTCCGGCTCCAACCTGCCAGCTAATTAGTTGTGTGATAAGATCAATAGCAAGGTAACAAGAAATCAAATCTGATGGCAACCTGTTGGATGGTACTGATCATGGGTCTTAAGATGTTTACAAGATCAAGTGAGGTCATGTCGTACGACTTATCTGAAATAATCAGCAGTCAGCAGTGCCCATGATACTAACGTTTCACAATCAAGCTAAAAGCTGCTCGTTTCAACAAGGACATGATGTTCATACAAATGAATGCATCCCATGCTAACGTCAGATCACCAGATTAACTCTAAAAAGCAAGAGATCATCAGGTATTTTCGTGATTTCAGATTCAAATTATTGGAACCTGGACGTTTATCTACCGATCAAGAAGCTGATAAATGGCCAACACAACTGTCTCCAGTATACTGCATTACCACTCTGACTGTTTCTTCCATCATCAAGGAAATTTAATACAGTGGCAGTAGATATTTCTAAATGGAATATAGATCTCAGGAAGAAGATTTTCTAATGCTGTTTTAACAAACGGCATGTGCGCTGTGCGGTGTATGCACAGGTAATATTTAAAAATGAACCGCTGCGACACAAAAAGTCAACCCAATGCTCTTGCATATCTTGCAAATATATACCTGCCCATGCGCTACCTAAACATTGCTGATCCAACTAGCTAGCATGACAACTTTATTTTCCTCCATTTTAGTAATGCAAATGAAACACAACATAAAAACTGTGTTCTATTATAAGCAGCACAAGTTGACATCATAGAGTTGTTTAAACTGGTTGCCCGTGCAGTCTAGAGATCTGCAACTTTTTGGGTGTTCACTTGTCAAATTATTTAAAAGAAACGGAAAATATCTCCCAAAGTGATAGGCGTATATACATTCTGAACAACAAGTTATGTTGTGATTATGATAATAAAAAACATTACTCGACAAACCCCAATATTCGCATTTGTGTATCTTATTCTTaccatatataatatttataggCACAATAATCATTTTGGTCCCTCAACTATTACTCGAGGCTCAGTTTCATCCCTAAACTTTTAAAACGGCCATTTAGGTTCTCAAACTTTAGTTTTAGGCTCAATTTCATCCTATAATTATGAAGATGATTGTTTCAGTCCTTAAATTTTGCATTTTAAGCTCAATTTCATCCATAAACTATTAAACTGCATTTAACTTCTATTTCGAACTCAATTTTGTCTATTTGAAAAGAAAACATTATATTTTGGCACAATTTCATCCATAAATtatcaaaattatagatctGCTATTATTTCAATATATCCATGTATTCTTGAAGAATAAATAGTGTTCGATGCAACTATAGTTGCTCCCACAAATATCAATttggttgtatatatatatatatatatggtacaaTTATAAGGTAATACTAAAAATAACAACTTGGAATTATGAATGGCCACGAAAGAGTTTttagataaatattatttttctatctTGAATCGCTGGAGCTAATCATGTGTAATAGTGCAGCGTTTCATGTACAACATAGACAAAGTCGAGTTAAAAATAAAAGTTTACAGAATAAAATACACTTTGATAGTTTTTAAATGAAATTGAGCTCAAACAACTAAGTTTGAGGATTAAAACGATCATGTTCATAGTTCTAGGATGAAATTGAGTCTAATAGTAGAGGTTGAGGACTAAAACAgacgttttgaaagttcagagaTGAAATTGAGCCTTGAATAATAGTTGAGGGACTAAAATGGCTATTTTGCCATATTTATAATAATCAGTCATTTTGCTGTTTGTGCGCTCACTGTCGACGCCATAGGCGTTCATTGTCACATTATTCAAAAGAAATGGAGGAAAAAAGTTTCCCAAAATGTTCCTTatcagtttttattaaaaaaggaaaaaaacaaaGAACGCCCTCCAAAAGATCTTACTTAGGTATATATTCTTATAAATCATCTTAAAAAAATATGGCTTGATGCCTTCATGGTGGggcataaaaatattttactcGAATCAAATCGATTTCCTCTCTTTGCATATAGGTGACCATGGGGTCGTGCCGGCACGGCGTGTCGTGCCTTATCTACATCGTGCCGCGCCGTGCCGTCGTGCCGGTCGTGTCGTGCCATCACCGTGCCTCGTGTCGGAGGTATGGCCCAAGGCACGGCCCGAAGGCACGGCGGGCCACCAGACCAAGCTCGTGCCTGATGCTATAGCAGGCCAGCAGGATGGCTGGATGGGCCAGTAGCAGGCTAGCAGGcctatatttcttttttttaaattagCAGACTACATTTCTTACTAGGCCttacatttcttttttttttaagaattaGCAGGCTACATTTTTTACTAGCCCATTAAGCACCGGGCCGTCGGGCCGTGCCTGAGCCGTGCCACGACCACGGTGGCGGCCCAGGCACGACCTGGTGCCTCGGGCTGTGCCGGCCTGGGCCCGGTAGCCGTCGGGTCGGGCCGAGCTCAGGCCGAGCCAAAATGGCGGGCCAACGGGTCACGAGCTGCATGGCCAACTATATCTTTGCATGGGTGTCGAGCATCTAATGTAAAAATTTAAGAAAGTACTAATATCAATTCTTTTTTGTCCATTGAGAACGGAATGATGGAAAATTGGAAATGGACTATTTCAGCAAAGGCGCTTGATGCTGAATGAAATGAACTATATTTGCCATTTCTCTGTTTTGCTACACTACAAACCTATCTTCCTGTGGGATTTGTCTTTTCTATTGGACTCActctgttctaaattataagtcattttaactCTTTGAGAGGCAAAGTATCTCACAAAAAAGTTCAAATGACTATAATTTGGTATGGAGAGAGTAGTTATTAGTTCCAAACAGACCCTCAAACTGCATTTTGTACGTTTTGCCAGCTAGTAACAGTGAATGAATTATGTACTcaatccatctcaaattataagatgtttaacTTTTTTAACACCAACTTTGATTacttgtcttattcaaaaaaattgtgtaaaatatcacttcatttgtcgtggcttggtttattaatcaAGGTTCTTCACGAataattaaatttgactatatttgcataaTTTTTTTGAATGAGATCGAGATGAAAAAATCAAACGTATTATAATTTTAGATGGAGGAAGTACTACGCTACGACCTCCAAAGCAAATGGTTCTCATGGATAACACATAGAAGAGTAGCTCCTGTTGCGAAGGTTCCTGAGCGATTGGATGATCTAGTACGATGAAAGACAGGAAAGACCCTGAAAACATTAAATACATGTGAAGCCGTGTTCATTTAGTtacatttttttacaaaatagatatgacagtactttcgtttatatttgataaatattgtctaattatagactaactaggctcaaaaagattcgtctcgtaaattacatataaactgtgtaattagttgttttttaatctatatttaatgctacatgtatgagccgtaagatttgatgtgatgagaaatctgaaaaaaatttacaaaatttctcGGAAACTAAAGgcctaagaaaaaaaaagaaaacaagaaatGAAAAATCCTAGACGCCAGGAGCTGTCAGCTAGCTAGCTGAATGCTAGGTGGTGAACCGTGCTAGCTGTGTGTCTATGCCCCGAATGAAatggtgcatgcatgcatgctctctaaaataaataaaaaaaacagaATAATGCCTGACCTCCAGCACTACAGCATGGAACAGTCATCAGTAGCATGTTGCTACACACTAGGTAGCTAGTCTGCCGCTGAgcgagcttccatttgttcgCACAGCAAGACACACGTAATACACTGGAGAGATGCCTCTTGTCAAACAACGGAAAGACAGGCGGAGGCGTCGTGTCCCGGACATGTTTCAGCAACGAATAATCCCGGCCTAGCTGCATGCAGGCGTTTTCTGTAGAGACCCGATTGATTAGGAATTAGGACTTGAGACCGCCGGCCACATGGTTGTCATCTCGTTGCCGACGGATGCGTGGACGCATGAGAATCACTGGTCTCAGAAAGAAGCTAGCTTAAAGGAAACAATGTTTAGATCAGTCATCACTCATCAGAGATGATGGCGTACTAATCTGGTGCCCTTGccaattgctatcctgtgtgtCGCATaattattcgctgatttattatgagaaaagaAAACAGTGCTGAATGAAATTAGATAGATAATCTTAAGCAAACAAGCTGTATATCATCAATGGTAGGGAGAGGGGGTTTTCTTTTTCGAGGGGAACAGTGGCATGCGGTGTACCTCCGTAGGCCCATAACTCGCTCCAAGGCATACGGATTAAGGACGGCCGCGATCGAGCGAGAAGGGATCAGATTTGCAAGCATTCAGTGCATTTGTTCCTTTACAGAGCACACTGGTACAGTCGCCCATGATCTTGGTAGGACCTTTGATCCCTGAAGATCTCTGCCTCGCTCTCTGGGCTCTCACGCTCCCGTGTTCATGCAGTATATGCCATGCGTGAGGTTAAAGAatgaggccatgtttagttctccaccaaaattttttttatccatcccatcgaatatttggacacatgcataaaacattaaatatagataaaaaaataaactaattacacagtttagttgaaaattacgagacaaatcttttaagcctagttactttatgattagccttaagtgcgattagccttaagtgctacagtaacccatatgtgctagtgatagattaattatgcttaatagatttgtcttgcagttttctaacgagctatgtaatttgttttttattagtttctaaagacctctcccgacatccttctgacatattcgatgtgacatccaaaaaattttcatctataatctaaacagggcctgaaGCAAAAACCAAGGTCCACAGCTGCCTGAATGAGTGAATCTGCATGATGAACCCATAAACTCTAGCTAGTACGTAGTAATCAGAGACAGAACACAGCGCATGCATTTGACCTACTAGCCGGTAGTGAACGAGATTTTACCGGCTCTTACAGCGACACGAAGCTGACAAGGCTTTGGAAAATGACACGCCGCTAGATCACTCTGAACCTCGATGAGTTGTCACCTCACATGCAAACGCAGATAAACTAAACTAAACTAAACCATCCCCCCTGCGATAAGATCAGTGGCGAATAATTGACGGCACCATCACCTCTCGGAGATAATTACTCTGTTAATTAACAATGATTATAACAGATAGCCCTCTCCTAAACATTTCTTTTTACCATTGTCTATGCTGCCTGCCTGTGCCTAGGTTCTGTGCACGAGCAGAAGAGCGCTGGCGGTGCTCGATCGAGTCGATCGAGAAGCGCTCAGAGCAGGATCGCATCAGCCTGCTGCTTTGCCCCCCCGGGCTGATCGAGGCCATGCAAGCAAGCCCGCATGCAGCACGAGAGTACAACGCGAGGACAGCCCCGGCCGGGCGTACGCCGATCTCACTGTCGCGCCAATAAACTATGCCGCTAACAAGCCTTGGGCGGCCAAACCACCTCGATTCAGCGCACCGGGCCTGGTCCTGAGTGACATGGCTGGCACTCCGAGTGACGTTCTGAGATGAGATCCATACAACACTAGTGTGTCTCTGCCCCTAGCTACCATCCAAAGGCGTTGCTGATGTATGATGTAGTAGAAATAAAAATTCTACACCAATGTATAACGGCTGGGGCGGATTTATAATCACCATCCAGGGGCTAATTAAGTAATTAGTAAAGAATTGTTTGGACTGGTTGCAGAATGAGTTATCTTGGGCTAAATATCGGGGACTTCTATGGGCTTCGAAGACTTGTTTATAGGAAATTTGGGCTGCACCCTGGGCTACAACCCCCCTAGCCCAGGGCCTAGATCATCCCCTGTATAACACATGATGTAGTGATAGTGAAATGATCTTCTCAGTCGAAATATAAAGTGAATTATCACACCGGCAGTGATAGGTGGACCCATCATTATTCCGGATGAAACCATGATTCGGCAGTGGTGCTCTATCACTTTCGGTTCCAAAATAACGACAATAATAGTTTAGTAGTGAAAGTCTTTTCTAGTAGAATATTGAAGAGAGCGAAAATTCTTCTTCTAACGCTTCTAGAAACTCATCACCTCAGAGCCATTCTCCACATGTCAATAAATCTAATCCAATTTTGATACAACAATCCTATCTTTGTGCCCCCTATGTTCCGTACGTGACCTGGATTCATGCTCATAAAAGTTAGAACAAATCATGTTCAATAataatatgataaaataattaaaagacGTTACTTTATAAAAAATGATTTTAGGAGACAACCTCTCTGATTATTAATAGAGGCAAGCACATCTAGTGATCACCTCCATAAATGATCAGGGGAGATGGACGTCTTATGACAATCATCGATTAATAGAAATAGCTACTTTAGGACGCCTGTCTCTATAGGTCGATTAACAGAGGCAGTCATCTCAGGATATATACATCTACAAATTAGTTTTCAAAGGTGAATATCTTAAGATTAAGATGTTCATCTCTAAAAACCACTATTAACAAAGGTGGTCATTCTAAGTGTCCGTCTCTAAAATCAATTTTCAGATATATGCATATGACAATTTTATAAATAGTTACATTAAAAAATAATGCATAACTTTTGCATATGAAGATGGATGAAAATAaactcttttttttcaaaattgacGCCCTTGAAATGCTTGATAGGATGTTCAAGATTGTTTTTTAGAAAACTATTGATAAAGTTAAATTGAGATTTTTAGCaacaaatctttaaaataaaagGTTTTCCCAAAACTTGGTGTAATTATATGAAATCTTTTGCTCAAAGAGGTGATGGGACTAGGTTAATGATCAGCTAAGGCGCAAACGATGAAGGATCTTAGGCAAGGTGATTCCTAACCCCCAATTCTATTTAATATAGTTGTGAATATGA
This window of the Sorghum bicolor cultivar BTx623 chromosome 7, Sorghum_bicolor_NCBIv3, whole genome shotgun sequence genome carries:
- the LOC8078397 gene encoding serine/threonine-protein phosphatase PP1 isozyme 2 — protein: MDGGTVEDLIRRLLDGKKHKVTGKKAVQLTEPEIRHLCVTAKEVFLSQPNLLELEAPINVCGDIHGQFSDLLRLFEYGGLPPTANYLFLGDYVDRGKQSIETICLLLAYKIRYPDNFFLLRGNHECASINRIYGFYDECKRRFSVRLWKLFTDCFNCLPVAAVIDDKILCMHGGLSPDLDNLNRIREIQRPVDVPDQGLLCDLLWSDPDRDSSGWGDNDRGVSFTFGADKVTEFLNKQDLDLVCRAHQVVEDGYEFFADRQLVTIFSAPNYCGEFNNAGALMNVDASLLCSFQILKPYRGKAQTE